The Bombyx mori chromosome 16, ASM3026992v2 region gtgttagtttaaaaaaaatatgattcaataattttaaagagaaagaaaaaaacaaaaaaaaaaaggttttggtCTTTTGCTAATTTCGAATAATCGTATCGTTTCCATTTctaataattcataaataaatgtcTCGTTTTAACTGAATTacttactttattattatagttgtcatttataaataaatatttaaaaaggatTGGTAGATTagtatacatttaaaattaatagcaATAGTTTCTAGCATTGCgttttaatgttcattttaatgtGCTCATTCCCAAAGCATTTTATATCCACAGTAAATATATTGAGTTTAAAAAacgatatatatatacattattatcaaaataaatttaatttgtgttatttttgtcatttaaaGTAGCGATTTAATATTATGACGTCGAGTGGATTTATTATCTTTTAAGACATTTATACACTTATTATAGGCATTTAACAGAATAAACGCAATCcactactctctctctctctctcttcccagctatttatcccacatggtggtggggtcagctttcctgactttactcctccacttcgctctgtcttcgacatcctcgtcagcaacattgcattctctcctgtccttcagcactacgtccctTCACCTTGTCTTGGTCCACGTAATCCACTACGTTTTTGATAATTTCTCCATGatggtaaaaatattattaccggATCATATTTTCTTATCGCATATGTGAAAGCATTCTTAAAGCACATGTAACAAAATAGTACAGATCTAAAAGTATGCTCGCTAAGTCTGGATAAAGGATTCCTTTGAGCTGTGAATCAATGATTTTGTAAAACTATGGTTCTCTTAATGTTCGTTTAGTAAACAAATGGATGGTACGAATAGATTCACTGGTCTCATACGTTAGGCTACATGTATATCGTTATTTCTAAAAGTTTGGTTTCGGCTATACTTCGTTTATTTCGAGATTCGACACCGATTTCGTAACTAAGTaccgaaatttaaaaaaacatatttttgatcTATGTGTTTGTATGGAACGAGAGTTTACGTTATTACGTTGTTTTCTTGAAATTGTCAATGTAATTTGATACTTTCTTTCAGCGTGAGATACTTAGAAACGGTAGTTCGCTATTATTAATGTTGATAGAACCCGGTAGGTTGTTGTTGGGATTAACAACAGAGACGTTTAAAAATGCCTACCAGTGTGAGGTCGTTTTTCAAGAGCATTTTGTTCGATTTTCCTAATTTAAAAATGCTTTAAACATTTACGAAATATTTTAGAAACGTTCGATTTTCCATAtccattattaatatttttgggtAAGTCAAATGCAAAGAAAGATAagccattaaaataaataaatcatcttATTGTGTCACCACATTTTAGTTAGACATTGAAATGTAAAAGCTCATAGATGCTTggttttttgatattttaacaTCCTTATTTGATGTCTTCTTCATCTTTGAGATCAAACTGTTTAAATACCAATGAGGTTCCATTATCCACCGGTATATAGAATTATCTTCATCCTAGCActcaatatgatttttttttagatcataATTCGTCTAATATTTTCCAAactccaaaaaatatttatttaatattaattgtattataaaatattaatggaCTTTATATTAGATTGAAATAACGAAATGTTTTCTCCCCGAGGCCAAAGCGTAATTTGGATGatgatgtaaaataaataaaattgattttaattgtacgtatttcattttacCATAAATGTTGTCATcgaattttttatgttttttttaatgtataatagctatttgttttaatgtaatttgttgGTCGTTTTCTCAAATCGTCAATGAAAATTGCAGGTGATTATTCGTGGAACTGCAACACCTGTCCGCCGCCGGAAGCTTGGGAGGGTTTCCCTCCGCCCCCATTATTGGAAAGTGTACCCAACACGCCTAAGAACGGCTGCCGGCCGGGCGTTTGTAACAGACCTCCGTACTCAGTGCCCGGGAAGGTAGCCAACCGAGGAGGTCGAGGTAGGAACCTGCCTTGGGCACCGGGGGTTAACACGGACGAACGCTTCAAAGGCCAAAGGTTTAGGAACGGCCCGCAGCCATATTGGTAGAATAATTTGAATTGCGCGTTCGATTTGACGTTTCAacaaaaacggtttttttttgggCGCAACTTAACGTACATGTACaagttttaagtaaaaataacttGCAAACGTAATAGTGAAGTAtgtagatagttttttttttcattttttttttttcgtatcttTGTAAATAGGTTGGAAGACCTTTAATGGCGTTCGTTCTGCACTCATTAGTCTCGATTAGCTGTAGATGATATGTTCGTTTGGATTGTGGATCagattttattcataataaagATTAAAGCGTCATTGGCGTATTTCGAAAaattctctcttttttttttttaattcaacacaTCGCGGTTTTGTTTCAGCGAATAACAATGTGGCTTAAAGGAACATTTctgggaaaaaaaaattttttttcaaacgaaTCCGTACTTTTTATGTCCGTTATAATTCTGTATAATACGCAACTTTGTTGCACGACTTTGAAGTTTGTGAAATCGGATATATTAGTAAGGCTGTAAAAGTAATCTTGATTTATATTACTCCCAATGGACCTTTACTGTTGTTAAGGAAGATTTTCATTCGAGTCTTGATTCACTTTGTAAGAGCATTTCCAAAATCAGCCGCTGGGAGAATTGTCTTGCGCGGTGAGCTGACTATGTCATTGTAATTGGAATTTGCCGTAGTAGTTTCAGGATATATAATCATCGGTCAATTACCACTAGATAACGCCTCACaaaaagaaaacacaaataTGACATCGACTGACTAATCTGACTACACCATCAAATGGAGAAAAACGATGTAAAGGTATAATAATTGTAACCCAAACTATGCCTCGTTCCGAAGCAATAAAGTGCAGCTTAGATTGTTTTAACATTCACTTACGACCTTACGCCATGAATGACAGAAAGAGATAGAAATTTACAATAACTTTTGTTCCAAATTCAACCTTATGTCGTTAATTATAAAGCAGAGAATTAAAGACACAGCGTTTTACTTACGCCATTTTAAATTTACGATATTAAGACTACTGCTCCGAACAGAGTTTTACGGAGTCGCGCTTCGTAGGTAGATAGGAAAGGTCTAGCCTGTCTTCCCTTACATCCAAGATAACATGGCTACACAACACACGGCTATACCTACAATATATGAATTACAATTCATACATACTCCCTCAGAAATAACCTCCGAAATCGTTGTGAAATTTTAAATCAAGCAATCTTATCTCAACGATGGGCGATTTTATTATAACCGGTAGGTGTATATAATAAATTGAATGTCTCCTCTCAAATGTAGGTACTCTGTTCCTACTAAGATAACGttcgtttgtgtgtgtgtgtttgaatGGATCGATGGTGTGTTGCCAGCGCAATAAATATTGACGTTTTGTTGTTGCAAATGGTTCGGTCGAAGAATGAGCAACGCATATGTGACATGAGATGTATTCTAATCTTTTATAAACATGAAATGTCGCTACCAAGCATCGGAGTTGTGACGGGCGATAGCCACAAGCGACATTACGGTTCTGGAATGTTGGACAGTCCCCCGTCCTTCCCAAGTGGCCAAGCAGAATCGGCAGTTTTACctagtaattacacaaaattACATGCAAAATTAACTTGAGATTTATTGCGCGGgcataatcgtttttttttcttttttttttctttttatatagcACGTAAGTAGTTTTAACATATTTCAAgtaaattatttagttttttcaaaatataattttttttgttatctagAAGTCGAtggattttattttctttattagtttttttttatttgacaaatattttttctgtaaataTATTTACGGCCTGTTTCATTGCACTGTCCTTTTGAATGAAAACCTCATTAGTCCTGATGGATTTTGATCATAATTGTTCATTATCTAAAAAGATAATATgaaatgatttaattatttcattaacattGTAATGAAGCAGGCCTGTAGAATAACTAAATATTACGTCATTTTCCAAGACGATAatgatttcttttaaaattcgtATTTTTTGTCATGTCACTTTGCAAACGCAAACAACAGTGTTGCCAGTATTTTATGAATATACATTTTTAGTATGTTTCGTTTCTCCTAAGGCAGAGGTTATCTATCCGCCTTCgttttgtgaattaattgtagTATTCAATATAGTCAGTTCACATTAAAATTTGTGAAGATAACGatattccttctttttttttaaaataatattccgATCTTATGGCACTGTGGTGGGTGGATGCAATTATGTCATTGTTATTTAAGTTTCTTTTgtattttgacaaaaaaaaaatatagaacttAAATAtcttgatttttgtatttttatttgatcaCACATTCGAACCATCATGTTAatcaaattaattatgttttttttacaaattgtaGAAGTCAATTGAGTTCGTGATTATACAGACCGGATTGGAACTATTAACATGATCTAAAAagacaatttcttttttattaatccGTTATTAGTTTGTGCCCAGTGTGACACGATTTAAAATATCGTCCGAGGAATGGTTGCGGGGTTGCCAGCCTCGTTCGTTCCCCGTTCTATCGATCCCgaattgtaatataaaaaaaaaaatgtcaaaaaaatatGTCTATGTTGTTTAGCTTGAATTTTGGAATACATTTGATGCCGCAGTTTCTTCAACGTGTGATCATTGCATGATTTTATCAAAGGCAATGTTTTTATGAATTACGTTCGGTTCAGATTTAATAGAAAAAGTCTTctctaaaacattttttttctggatcgtcataaataaattcaatagtttagtaaaaattataacaataaaaatgtttgcgACAAAGGGAGATTTTAAACGCCTTAAGCGATCTATTCCAGTTGATCTTTTATATGTAGTTATCACTGTTTTGCGTATTCGTGCCGCGATGCAGTCGCTTGTGCCGATTTTGAGGGTAGGATAGCCATTATAATGAACAATCGAGAATCGGGTGTGCGGCTACCAAAGTCTGGGTGCATTGAGCTAGGGAAGAATGCACACCCAAAAGTTGTTACAGTATCCATAATATACCCGATCGCATCGTTGGCTAAGTACGGAATCGCAGTGCCCGGGTTAGTCTGTgttgttttaaaagtttttttttttttgcttagatgggtctaCGAGGTTatagcccaactggtgttaattggttactggagcccatagacatctacaacgtaaatgcgccacccaccttgagatgtaagttctaaaatctcagtaacgGCTGCCCTAGCCTTCAGACCAAACCAacttcaaacgcattactgcttcacggcagaaataggcagggcggtagtacctacccgcgcggacacacaataggtcctaccccAGATATTAGTTGAATCCGCAAGAGTCCGTTTCGCTGGCCGATCTTTGTTCCGATCGCTGCCAAAATTGTGTGAGTTTGGTAGACAGTAGAATAGAGTAGGCTCAGACAGAATTATCCGCTAGGCCAATGTGAGGATTTCCTAAATATTTCATCGAAAATGTTCCATTACAACATACGCACACATTACATTCAATACATATATTACATATCTTGAACCCGGCGTCATGGGGGGTTGGGTCAAAATGACCCAAGACGTTTTTGTTAGCTTACATATTCGTAAGTACGCACGCAAGCTACCTATACGCATTGCTATACTTGTCAGTAGGTGAAATTTATGACTTTCACTAAGCATTGTTTACACTAATTCGGTCGTGCGGCGACCGTGTTTGGAGCTGTGATCTAAAACTGGATCTTAAAATCTGAAAAAAGACATAcgtgttcaattttttttattttaaatgtaatgcgTTTTATTTCGTCatcattttcatttgttttgggCTGATTTAACTGTCTATTTAAGGTAAGGTAAGTTTTTGGCTTAACGTGCACACTTTTTGCATACGTATAAAAATCTGTAGCGTGGAAACTCGGGCTACACGTGTAATGTCCTGATTAATGATTGTAAGTACTAGTTAAATACAGAATAATGAAAAGTAATAAAGACGTTTCGAAGCTCTGCTTTATTTATACGTTTGCATGTTACACGTAGTCGTAGACGTGCTGTTTGATCCAGGGCAGGTGCTTGGCGACGTCCGTGAATAGGGCGTGACTCTGACAGGCGTGCTGCAGCTCGGGCGAGTAGTAGAACGAGAGCACGCCGCGCAGGTACCATTTGTTCCTCACTCGGACCATCATGCCGCCCCCGCTGTCTTTGTGGCAGTTACTAGTGCCTGGAACACACACGTCCTCTGCTTCGTGAGTTTCCTGTGAGGTCGGGACTCGTCGTGACTCGATATTTGAAAAAGATTCGCAGCTCGAAACTGACTCATTAGACGAAAATGCACTGTACTGTAGTAAAGATTAACGTGTATTTTGCAATGGACAATGAATTCACGATCTGATTATCGGTTAGAATGttgttcagatttttttttcctacctaatctgagagccttgagaggcttaaccttaactagtaggtgagctcacggggcttaaacctaatgacgttgctaacacgaaccctagcaagagccgtgcttcgcagaatctaccaccggaaacgcgacccactgagaagatccggcgagaaactcagtgggctttgttcAGAGATGAGACCTTTTAAATATGGCCgtgttttttttggtatttttccACTACTAACTTGTGTCCAGAATCTGTAGTGGTAACCATAaaatactgagattttagaaacTCGAGGGAAGCTAGTATACCTCGATACTTCGGATGATAGTCGGATGACAACATCAGGGGTAAGAATTTAGATTTGCAACGCGCCGTTATTAGCGGTAGTTGGATAGTTGAACCGCCTCTTTTCACATCTTTAAATATCAATGCTACGTTATACTATAATTGATTCCTACCGTGTTTTCACACTAAGGTGTATTTGTAATAATAAGTCTGATTAAAAGTAAATCTGTCTGGCAAATGATAATCAATaacataatatgaaataatatattataatattcctAAAGATTATATAGTTGTATTGAaagttgtttgtttatttaagtggttactggagcccatagacgaaaatgccgccatttaacttgagatatgagttctaaggtcttagttttaatagtacaacaactgccccacccttcaaaccggaacgtattattgtttcacggcagaaatagacagggtggtggtatctacccgtgcagactgacaagaggtcctaccaccagtaattacgctaattataattttgcgattttaatttttatggtgttattccttcgccgtgtaccaagtcaatcgtgtacatttgttaagtacgtatttcattacaaacattgttacccgcctgcggcattcgaacaccgatggatgcattgcaagatacgaatgcaccgtgggagtcttgtcctttaggccaagactaGTTCCAAATTTAAATGGGAAGCATAAACCGACATAATTAGTGTAACAAAGGCGACGGTTTGTAATCTGCTTGAAATTAACAAAATCGACATCGATTGTAGTTACATGCTTACCGTTGACATGCTTAGCGCAGTAAATCTTGTCTGAAAAGTACGCGCTGTATGACGGATCGTGAGACCGAAGGCAGGAGTTCTGGTCCACCTCGATCATTTCGATCGTCGTTAATTCTTTATGATGCTTTCCTGTCACATCGTAGCCCCAGCCAGCGATCTATGAAGAAATATTATAAGTTACCCACAGCAGCGGGTAGGATGATGGCCAACTTGGGTTTTGTGCCAAGTTCCGAATTTTAACGCGTGGTGAGTCGTATGAGCCAATCAGAATTGATGATAATCTTCATTTTACTTTTCGAAAGGTTTTAAGGATAGTGATAGTTAAACTCGAACGGccgttttaatattttcaggatTTAGTTATTAAAACTCAAGCattcaatatatttaatttaaaattttatttaactgaATGCGGTAGGCAGTGGATTGGCTGGGCTTTGCTGACGTCTAAAAGCGACTGTGACCATTCATCATCACGCGTtccttgtctttttttttattgctcagatgggtggacgagctcacagcccacctggtgttgagtgattactggagcccatagacatctacaacgtaaatgcgccacccaccttgagatataagtcctcaggtctcaagtatagttagaacagctgccccacccttcaaatcgaagcgcattactgcttcacggcagaaataggcagggcagtggtacctacccacgcggactcacaagaggtcctaccgccagtacaAAAGTACCTTGTACCCAAAATTAAGTCTACccacaatttcattattaaaaataaaaaagcggtTCGGTGGAAAAATATTAAGCTAATCAAATTATTACCGTCCCAACTTTACTTGTTGACTCGTCTCCCGACCAGATGCAGGCGGGTTGCACCCACGTCGAGTATATCAGTCGATCCTCGGCCGCGAGGATACTCAAGTCGTTTTTGAACGTCTGGTACTCGAAATCCGGGTGAACTGTTATTTGTTTGGCACTTATCTGCGATAAGAATTGTAACTTTCAATCCTTAGTTATCATTTTTGGCAGCGTACACGATAATCATCGACGAAATGTTGAAGGAAATTGCGTACTGCAATGTAGATAAGACAAAACGCGGTAGTCCCAAGAAATACTGCTGCTTTGGCGTGGTAGAGGCGAATATAGAAGAGAATAACTTCACCCAGAAGGATGCCGAAGATCTATCAAAGCGGACCTTGGCACTAGACCGGCAAAATGCTAGgaagaagatgaagaagaatGCAGAAAAAACTCAAAAAGTTTATATTGTGGGCTATCGTAATACAGATAATCTTAAACAGGGCCTGATGACCGTACGTCTTTGGCAAAAGTTGTTCGAGTTCACGAAAGCAACGAATCTTTGTCATTGTTCATCATGTTTCATCCGTAAACACAGAAAGCCATTCGGACTGCCAGTGATCTCTACTACTACTTCGAGGTCTATGGACGTAATTCTTTTCACTGTGTTCAATACCGCTATATGCAATATGAGAAGGACTTTGAGAAGTTCTGAGAGATTTGTTAGCGTCATCTACTTTAAAATCGCACCGCCGCCATCGTAGTAGAGTATGTATCTGTCACCCGAAACGTTCCTGAACGTTATGATACATCTTTCTGCGGACAAAATATATGGAGAGTTATCAGCCGTGAGCAGTGGCTACGCCCTGAGACTCTGCAGCGCTGATGACCATCATTGGCCGCATTCtaaagcaattaataaaaataaaaacagattcaAAGCAGTGACTAGGCTCTGCTCCTAAGATTCTGCAGCAATGGCGACCTGAATTCTAAGGCAATTAACTAATTCTCTTTTATTCATCTAACTGGTCAATCGGTTTGATTATGGGTCACGTTGGACCCACAATCCGAACTGATTAAACTTACGGAGAATGTCTGCACTTCAGGCTTTTCTTGTAGATCCAGCAAGTTCCATCCAGCGCGAAGTATAAAATCGTCTATGTCAACTATTTTTCCGGCTACAGTAACACAGTGAGCTCCTGTGATGACGTGCCTCGTTGAGATCAATGTGCCGCTACACTGGTACTTTACGTTCAAGTTCTGTGCACAAAAAGAAAAGCTCCATCAAACTTACAGTttgaatatacataataatattcaatactagccgtactcgcccgcttcgctaggcatttaaaattaacattattatttattgtcattattattagggagtccaacactcatataaatattagtctatccattaagtacatgtgttttctacatggataccaagtttcaagtcaatcgtatGCATaggtcagtagttataacggaacatccgtaaaaaccactgtagatttatatattagtatagattagttcaGTGtgcatttaatttttgacgtgacaacgtcttataattcgatggagccggctgcaggcacgaaaaaacatgactcatgcggcgttaactcgctctgaggcgttccatgtaaggtttgaagtgcaagcgagagcacgcaacgagcgacaaagaggcacaatcggcctccgcgttcggcggcgttcgacatctgtctctctcctacttgagtgagcgatgagTTGTATTTATACTTGATAACTTGATCAgttcaatagtgatttccatttacctccttctctatatccatacaaaatatctatcaaataaaattaaaattttcctttgaaaaatgaaaccattccatcagtattttcttatgacgtggtcacgttcaactatcgtcagtaaaccgactttacagacaaccgatttattttttaaatggcaATCAATACATTTCGCCGCAGAAATTTTTAAGAAAACAAATTCGGCGGCTTCCAAAAGTTTAAAACCTTAATTAACATCAAACCTCGTCAAACTcgcaatgaatattaaaaaaagaaaattggttGACAAACAGTGTAGAAAATTGTACTTATGTATATAGTTGTGTTTTTCTTATGCtgcatatttaataaatattattgttttcagCTCATAAAAGGGTCTGTTTATGGTTTTGTCAATTGACATGACGAGCTTAGTTCTCGATAGCCATCCAACTAGGTGGACGCAAATTCATACTGACGTTGAGCTATGAAGAAAGAGGATTACCATAATTTGTCCttttagtgtcgctttttcgtttcatcgaattttaaagaaaatatgttttgtttagGATTTTAAACGAAGTTTCATTGCGTAGTTACGTACCCTTCCTAGTTTTTCTATTGTTCTCATCACCGCCACTTGCCAAGGCCACTGACCCTGCTCGGTCTTGGCTCCGATGACTAAAGGTTTTTGAGGATGCGCTTTGCCGCAACGAGTCTGGAACGATCAAATCATCTGTTTATTAATCGATCGGTCATCAGTAATCGGTAAAAGATTAGCAATATTTTTAGTCtactaagttttatttttttattatttggaggtggacgagctcacagcccacctggtgttgagtgattactagagcccatagacatctacaacgtaaatgccatcatccatcttgagatataagttctaaggtctcaagtatagttacaacggctgcgccccacctttcaaacatgcattactgcttcacgacagaaataggcagacctacccgcgcggactcacaagaggtcctaccacctgtatgcTATAGGTACGGCTAACCTGTTGGTTGCGAGTTCAGCCAACGTTTTGGTCGCAAGTTCGACCTCATTAGTCCTCCTAATCTTCAATGCTGAAAGtcgtggcctcatgaggctttcttgggaaatACAGATGGTAGGGACCCGCGTCCTTCCACGGCAGTGCTTTAAGAAGAGATTCAGTTCTTCGAggccgctgaagccttatttgggtccggctaattaaccgccgccagacattcggcgttgactgttttacggtGGAAAGGTCGAACTCCAACTCAACCCTCCTCTTGGCTTGGGAACGGCATTGGCAGTTGACCTTATTAGTACACTTTGGTAAAACAAAAAGCGTTGAACTTACGTAAATGCTGTTGTTGCTGTAGTTATTTATCGATGTGGGCAAAACGAAGGAGAGTCGACCACCAGTCAAAAGATCCTCCACGGTGCTGTCTGGTCTGTGGAAAGAGTATAACTTCGTTTATTTCccacaatggtttttttttgctattcgCCAGTCACTGGGAACCTAAAGATGGTTTTGGGCGTTTTATTAAATCAGTCGACAATCTAAAGCTGTTATGATTAGGCAACTGAAAATGATTTCAAGCAATTCTTTCTAAATTATTTAGCGCAGGTCTGAAATTGGGCAGAATTAAATACATCATGGGATGTGCGTCACGAATGCTCACGGTATTTAGCCATAGAAAACACATAATGCCACGgagaaaaaaactaattaaatttctttaattattatagaaaatagaaaaatcgattattattttaaatctcgaaggaaataaattaaatcattttgattactatattaatttttaccaaaagtgccatatttataattcacaaataatgggtgaattgaattttttgaattatcaactaaaaagaaaattattaattagtagaattaattaattatattgagtgTTCTTGAAAAgactaaaacaaaattttttacTTCCCAAATTTTGCCGTCCTATAAAATTtgccgccctgggcacttgcAAAAATGACAGTCACATTTTAGCTTTTCAGACAATCCGTTCCATTATTTTTATCTCTTCAAATTATttgattaacaaaaacaaacccaGTGAACTTTTAGGATATCGAAGGATTGTTCCTTCAAATTTCGAATCTTACCGCTTCACTGCCTCATgctcatatatgtatataacgcATGCTAGTAAATTTTTGTTCAAGTAATTCTCCTTCAGTCGTGATCTTTATATCCGAGGTTCGTGACCACCTCCATAAGGACTTTCGTACTTACCATCGCATTCTGTCTTCGTCTACTCCgagtaaaaaaagtaatatttacaTCTACGAGTGATACACTTAAAGGTAAGAGACGCTCTACACTCCTTTCAAAGTATCAAAATGGTGATGGGCTGGCCATGTTGGGAGATACGGTGACAATCGATGGGCAATTAACACCACTAAATGGAaggtacaatacttactttatgacgacgcttgtagctaaaagtaagtattgtactttttgacgaagcatgttgctgataagtctgtttctataatctgacgaagcgtgttgcggataataatattatgtttaaaaaagtgttatttcattAATGGGAAAAATAAAGAGATTCACCAATAATGGAAGAGTAGACTAAATAGAAAGGACCAGACAAGTGGCAGGACAAGATTGTATTCAAAGCAGGAAGAGACTGGATGACCACTGCTAAAGATAGAGAAAAATGGAATCCTTTGGATGAGGCTTCTACCCTAATTAGATGGAGATTAAATCGCATGAGTAATAGATTAATTATGGTTTCctagtaatata contains the following coding sequences:
- the LOC101746529 gene encoding serine protease 42, giving the protein MMNTFGKVVVILALSAQTRTQTALQSPCPEVFQYDTTIQHPNRWYGAVNLTSKFTLQSLWLNIELDKDSKTLKNCLGNVTQYNSVEYNIEKPDFVIKPGEVVKVQFYVDYEDAKRVPTVASMRFNGRIICGKPIFSFDKAYSQRYSKYGIDMRGCPYKPGSVESSEESMGNSTVDMKEPTGNTSAVSNRIPDSTVEDLLTGGRLSFVLPTSINNYSNNSIYTRCGKAHPQKPLVIGAKTEQGQWPWQVAVMRTIEKLGRNLNVKYQCSGTLISTRHVITGAHCVTVAGKIVDIDDFILRAGWNLLDLQEKPEVQTFSISAKQITVHPDFEYQTFKNDLSILAAEDRLIYSTWVQPACIWSGDESTSKVGTIAGWGYDVTGKHHKELTTIEMIEVDQNSCLRSHDPSYSAYFSDKIYCAKHVNGTSNCHKDSGGGMMVRVRNKWYLRGVLSFYYSPELQHACQSHALFTDVAKHLPWIKQHVYDYV